The genomic window TCTCCGGAGTGAATTTGGGGACTTGGTTGGCCAAAGAGTATGTTGAAAATAAGTGAGGTGCAGGTTATTAGAATAATTTTGATTTTGATCATGATCAATAATTCGCTTTTGAGTTAAATGTCAAAGTTGGGTACTTGGTTTACCTTTGCAGGCTTAGAAATCAAATATGATGCTTGCACCGGTTATAGAAAGTGGAAACAAAGCTATCAAACTAATCCTTGGGCCATGTAGCGCAGAATCTCCTCGTCAGTTAGAAGATACCATAGTCAGTCTGGGGGAATTACAACCGGATTTGATCAGAGCTGGTGTGTGGAAACCTCGCACGAGACCAGGTCATTTTCAAGGCATGGGAGAACCAGCCCTCGAGTGGATGACATTACTCAAGCAAAAGTATGGGATCAAATTCTGTACGGAAGTTGCCAATTCAGCACATGTAGAAGCTTGTCTAAAACATGGGGTAGATGTGTTGTGGATAGGAGCAAGGACTACAGTTAATCCATTTTATGTGCAGGAAATTGCAGATGCCTTAAAAGGGACAAAAATCCCTGTGATGGTGAAGAATCCGATCAATCCAGACATTTTTTTATGGATGGGAGCACTGGAACGCTTGGAAAAAGTAGGAATCAAGCGCCTTGCTGCTATACACAGAGGTTTTTCATTTTACGGGAACTCCATATTCCGGAATGTGCCAAGGTGGCAAATAGCTCTTGAGCTAAAACGTCAGTTACCTGAGCTTCAGATGCTTGTGGATGTAAGTCATATCAGTGGTAGCAGCAGGCATTTACTTGAAATCGCCCAAATTGCTCTGGATCTGAACTATTCAGGAATAATGGCTGAGATCCATCCTCATCCAAGTGAGGCGCTCAGTGATGCAGACCAGCAGGTCACCGCTGATTTTTTTAAACAAAATGTCTGGGATCGCTTGATCCAGCGCGGACCGGATATTACTGCCAGAGGTGATTTGGACGCTATTATCTCGTTAAGGGCTAAAATTGATAATATCGATCAAAGTCTCATGAAGCTAGTGGCAGAACGCATGAAAATAGCCGAACAAATCGGTATCATCAAAAAAGAGTCTGCAATATCTATTTTACAAGCAAACCGTTGGGAGGAAATTTTAACTAGTTTATTGGCAACAGGGAAGGAATTAGGCCTTTCAGACGAATTCGTTTCAAGTCTGATTGAGGCAATACATATTGAATCTATTCAGCATCAAAGTAAGAAAATGAATCAGTCGGAAGACTGAACGTCAATAATTAATCCGTTCTGCATAATATAGGTTTTATCAGTTTGTGATGCCAGCTGAGGATCATGCGTCACAATCACCATCGTAATATCGAATTCTGATCTTAGGCTAAGCAACATCTTAAAAACCTCGTCAGCATTTTCTTTGTCTAAGTTACCGGTGGGTTCGTCAGCAAATATAATTTTGGGTCTATTGATAAGCGCTCTGGCAACAGCAACCCTTTGTTGTTCACCACCTGACAGTTGTGCTGGTTTGTGGTCTAACCTATGGCTGACCCCTAAGCTTTCTAGTATGGGTAATGCCATTTTTGTGGCTTCAGAGATTGATTTTCCTGCAATATAAGCTGGCATACAGGCATTTTCCAATGCTGTGAATTCTGGCAGTAAGTGATGAAATTGAAAGATAAACCCAATGTTTTGATTGCGAAAAGCTGCAATTTGTTTCTTTTTCAATTTTCTTGTCTCGACGCCATTCAAAATTACCTGACCACTGTCTGCATCGTCCAGTGTTCCCAAAATATGGAGCAGTGTACTTTTTCCCGCACCTGAGGATCCCACTATACTGACTAGTTGACCCTTGTCAATGGACAGACTTACCCCCTTGAGAACGCTTGTATTTTGAAATTTTTTGACAATATCTGAACAATAAATCATTGATAGTTAGTTGATTATATAGTGAGTCATTTCATATCTGATCGATCTTTTCAGCTTTGGTATTACAATTGCCATAGCTATTTGGTGAGTAGATCGAAAAAATACTTGAATATATTATACATAATGTATGCAAAATAAAGCAAGTATTCGTTCTAAATGTGAAAGTTGCCTTAATTTTAGGCACTCAAATAATAAGCTCTTCCCTAAATGAAATGAATTTGGTACAATGAATATTTTACAACTCTGCAAAAAGTATCCTTTCCCGCTCAAAGATGGTGAAGCTATTGCTGTGGTAGAGATGAGTAGGGCTCTGGTCGATCAGGGTTGTCAAATGGATCTTCTGGCAATGAATACATTTCGCCACAAAACCAATATTGGCAATGTGTTGCCGGCAGAGCTTGCACATTATCATGAAGTGACAAGTGTAGATGTAGACAATCAAATCAGGCTGAAAGATGCATTTTTAAATTTATTTTCTCAAGAATCTTATCATATCTCCAGATTTGTCTCTGAGGCATTCAGATTAAAATTGATTGATTTACTCAAGAATAATCATTACGACGTTATCCAGTTGGAAACATTGTATTTAGCTCCGTACTTGGAAGATATCAAAGCACATTCTGATGCACTCATAGTGATGCGAGCACATAATATAGAGCATGAAATTTGGGAAAGAATTGCGGGCCAGATCAAATTTTTGCCTAAGCGCTTTTATTTGGATTATCTCAGTAAAAAACTGAAAAATTTCGAACTGGAAAAGTTAAATCAATATGATTTTTTAGTGGCGATAACGGAAAGAGATCTTCTCCAATTCAAAAGTATGGGTTATAAAAATGGATGCATAGCTGCACCGGTGGGATTCCACTTTCCGGAATACAAAGCTGAACGCAAGGACATCAAAAAGCCTAAAAGCATTGCATTCATTGGATCCTTAGATTGGATGCCGAATGTGGAAGGCTTGTCTTGGTTTTTGAGAGAAGCCTGGCCAAAAGTTCAACAGAAATTTCCTGAATTAAAATTTTATATCGCGGGTAGGAATGCACCTGAATCCATGTCACATATTTCAAGTACATCGGTGAAGTATGTGGGTGATGTAGAGGATGCTAAGAAATTTATCAATGACCATCCGATCATGGTTGTGCCATTGCTGGCCGGTAGCGGTATCCGGATTAAAATTTTGGAAGGTATGGCATTAGGACGCGTCGTGATCACTACAAGTGTTGGCTTAGAAGGTATTCCAGCCCAGCATGGCAAACATGTGCTTCTGGCCAATACCGCAGATGAATTTGTAAAGGCAATTGAAAAATGTATTTTGAATGAAGACATTGCCTCTCAAATCAGCCTAGCTGCAGAAAATTTTGTAAGACAAAAATTTGACAGGTCAACTATGGCATCTCAAATTGTGGAGGCTTACAAGCAAGCACTTCACGCTTATCATTCATAGTGCAACTTGCATTGAGGAAATGATTATCTTGTGTATTATTTTTTTTGTTTCTCTGTTCTTAATTCTCCACAGTTATATTTTTTTTCCTGTCAGCTTAAAACTGATTTACAAATTTTTTCAAAGTAAATCGGCTCCCAAAGAAATTGAGCCCCAATTTCCGCAGGTTTGTATCATCATGAGTGTTTACAATGAAGAAAAAGTCATTGAAAAAAAGATAAAATCAATAATTAACAGCCATTACCCCGCAGAAAAATTGAGTATATACATTGGGTCAGACGCTTCTTCAGATGGTACAAATGCGATAATGAGACAATGGGCATCTCAATATCCTCGTTTTAAATTCTTCGAATATTCAGAACGAAGGGGAAAATCAAGTGTACTCAATGATTTGTTGGATGAAATTCTCAAAGACTATAAGCCCGATCCTGATATAATTTATGTGTTTACCGATGCCAGTGTGTTTTTAGGTGAGGAAACGATACAAACTCTCATTCAGAATTTTAATTCTAAGGAGATTGCGTTAGCCGATGCGCGCATTGTTCCTGTAAGTCAATTACAAGGTGGAATTTCGCATTCCGAAAAATTTTATTTGGGACGGGAAGCAGATATTAAATTTATGGAGGGCGAAATATGGGGATGTATGATGGGAGTATTTGGTGGGTGTTTTGCTGTGCGTTCCAATTTTGCATGTAAAGTTCCTCCACAATTAGTAGTGGATGATTTTTATATTACCATGAGGGTTTTGGAACAAGGTGGCAAAGCGATTTATGACAATAAAGCGGTGTGTTTCGAGGGGATACCTGATGAAATGAAAGAAGAGTTTAAACGAAAGAAAAGAATCAGCTCTGGCAATTTTCAAAATTTAATAGCGTTTTTACATTTCTTATGGAGTGGTCCTTTAAGTAGGTGGTATTGTTATGTTTCGCATAAAGTATTGAGGTGGATGGGTCCTTTTTTCATAATCGGTATGTTGGCAAGTTCCTTTGTGCTGTGCATGATGGGATTATGGTTTTTTCGTTGGCCCTTTATCAGTTTATTGATTCTTTTTTTGTTTTTTCCCCTTCTAGATTATTTCCTTTTTAGTTTAAAAATACGAATCCCAATGTTGAGGCATATTCGCTATTTTGTAATGATGAACATTGCATTATTTTCAGGGTTTATTAACTTCAGTCGGGGGATTCGCAAAAGTTCTTGGGAACCTCCAAAACGAATGAACGATTTATAATGATCAGCAATATTGAATCCGCAATTTCAGATATCCGCAATGGTAAGTTAATTATTGTGGTAGATGACGAAGACCGAGAAAATGAGGGTGATCTCATTTGTGCTGCAGAAACAATTACCCCGGATGTAGTGAATTTTATGGCTACTCACGGGCGAGGATTGATATGCACTCCGATAGAAGACAGGAGAGCAGAAGATCTTCAATTACCTTTAATGGTGAGTAACAATACTGCATTACACGAAACGGCATTTACCGTTTCTGTTGACCTCATGGGGCATGGTTGCAGCACAGGAATTTCAACATATGATCGAGCCTTGACGATTCAAGCTTTGGCCTTACCTGAATTTAATGCGGGAGATTTTGCCAGGCCAGGCCATATATTTCCTCTGAGGGCAAAACCTGGAGGCGTATTGCGGCGGACAGGACATACCGAAGCTACAGTCGACCTGTCCAGATTGGCTGGTTTACGCCCTGCGGGTGCTTTGGTAGAGATATTGAACGACGATGGCAGTATGGCAAGGATGCAAGATCTGGTTGAAAAAGCTGTAGCCTGGAATCTTAAAATGATAACGATTCGGGATTTAGTGGAATATAGATTAAAAAAGGAGAAGCTGGTTACCATCGATCAAGAATGGCATACCGACTCAGAATTCGGACCTCTGCATTTTATCGTTTTTAAACAACTGGATAATGGTATCTATCATGTTGCTATCCGGTGCGGCAAAAAGTCAAATCCTTCTGAAGATTTGATCCGTGTACAGTATTGTGATGCCATGAGTGAATTGATAGATTATCTGGGAAGATCCAGGCAATCCTCATTGTTCAAACTGCTACATAAATTGCAAGGAGAAGGAGGCGGTCTTCTTCTCATTATTCAGAATCCTGAGAAGAATGTACATCCATTGACAAAAATCGCAGATAAACATTTAGACCAGGCCACAGCTTCACATGCGGATCTGAGAGATATTGGGATAGGTGCACAAATTCTTCGGGAACTTGGTGTGCAAAAAATGCATCTCATCACCAATCATCCCAAAAAATTAGTCGGTTTGGAAGGTTATGGCTTGCAGATATTATCCCATAGAGAGATGAATTAAAAGCTTTTAAAGTTTATTTTTTTGTCTTTGCGCATTGGGTATTGCTGATTTGACCTTAATTTATTTTCGTTTATCAAAGGGCCTGTTTTGGGACTCGTATTATAGTCTGAAACTAATATAAACTCCTTGAATTTATTTATTGAGAATTATTTGAATACCAGCTTTTAGTTTGTAGACTACTAATCTTTGAATCCAGAGGCTTAAGCTCCGAGAATTGGCTTCATCAGGCAGATCAACTTTTAAGTTTTTTTGAAAGAAAAATTGATTCCAAAACTCTTGTACTGCCTTAAATGAAACTTTATTGCACATTTAATGAATCCCTAATATACCTTGTTTCCAAAGATATTATTGTCAATTCTGTCAATAAATATTCAGAATATTTTACTTTTATTCATGTTGCAGTTTTAACACCGGCTTTTAGAAGAAAGAATCTACGTTTTGGTTTTATGCTCCCAACTTCTTCTAGCAGTCAGAATTATTATTGTTTGTGGGTAATTAACGTATAAGACTTCTTAACTAAACACTATGTTAGTTCAATATTTCACTCAGATAGCCATCTGCTGATCATAGTATGTCCCAGCGGTGTGAGAAATGATTCAGGATGAAATTGCAGGCCTTCTATTTTTCGCGTTGGGTGGATCAAACCCATGATCATCCCGCTGCTTGTTTGACAGCTGATCTCTAAAATGTTGTTGCTCATTTTTCGATCAACATACCAGCTATGATATAGCCCAACTTCAATCGGTTCGCTTATGCCGAACAAAATGCTCTTTGGGTTAAGCTTAGGGGAGATTTCAATCTTTTCCTGGATGCCATGAGCTACCTCCAATTTTCTTTCCAATTTCAAGCCAAAGTGTTGTGCTATGGCTTGATGACCCAGACAGATGCCCAGAATATCGTGAGTTGGAATACATGTAATCAAAATTTTTTCCATTAATGGGAAATCTTGTGGCTTACCTGGTCCAGGGGAGAAGATTATTTTATCAGGCATACCTTCTAGATTAGTGTCAGTATATTTTCCTGAAACGATCATTACACTTGCATTCTGGGCTTCAAGTAATTGCACCAAGTTATAGGTGAATGAATCTTCATTATCGATGACACAGACCCGAATTCTTGCTCTTTTCATGAATTCCATATAACTTTCCGGCTTAAAGATAATTGTTCTGTTCCAATGTCAGAATTATACAGACCATATGCAGATGTCATAAACAATATAAACCGGTGTTACGTAAGTAAAACACCGTTTTTATTTGCGATAAACTATAGTAAGACATTGGGTATATTTACAACGACCTCGCCATTTGGATTGAATGCAAAGATCAAAGCTGAGATCAATCATGATCACAATGTAAAGGCATTTACTCTGCATTCTAATCTTGATGAGAAATTAGTGTTTCAAAAAGAGTTTCTTAGTTTTCAAACTTATCAATCTAAATTTGAAAGGGTGGTGGATCACCTGAAATTGGGTAATAGTTATTTGCTTAATTTAACCTTGAAAACTCCTATTGCAATTAATCTTTCTTTGGAACAAATATTTCATTTGAGCAGCTCCAGGTATAAACTTTTAGTGCCAGGTCAGTTTGTGTTATTTTCTCCGGAGAGATTTGTTAGAATAGAGAATGGTATGATCTCTACAAATCCTATGAAAGGTACTACAGACGCCGATATTGACAGAGATGGAAGTGGACTTTTAATGAGTAAAAAAGAGAATGCAGAACACAATACAGTTGTCGATTTATTAAGGAATGATCTCAGTATTGTTGCTGAAGGCGTCCGTTTGCGGCGGCTAAAATACATTGAAAAAATAAAAACCAGATTTGGATCTTTGTGGCAAATGAGCTCAGAAATTGAAGGGCACTTACGAAAAGAATTTTTGCAACAGCCCGGATTTATTTTCGATAAACTGTTGCCTGCAGGATCAATATGTGGCGCTCCTAAAAAAATGACATGTCAAATCATTGATGATGTCGAGGGATATGATCGGGGTTTCTATACCGGTGTTTTTGGATATTTTGATGGGAATTCAATCGATAGTGCTGTGATGATTCGATTTATAGGTATTGATCCTGATGGTTCCCAATACTATTGTGCAGGAGGAGGGATAACTGCTCAATCCATTTTGGAAGACGAGTATACGGAGTATAAAAATAAAATTTATGTTCCTATATTTTGAAACAATAGCTCTTATCGATGGAAAATTGAGGAATATCGATTTACACATAGATCGAATGAAGCGCTCAATTTTATTTCACCATGGTATTGAAATGACCTGGAATGTGAACTTAAAATTATCTTGTATCAAAATCAATAGCAAATCAAAGATTCGCGTTAAAGTAATGTATGGTCCTGAATCGTATCACATTGACATAGAGTCTTATAAACCTGTGATACTAAATCAAGTAATTGTTAAGAATTCAAATTTGGATTACAAATGTAAATATGTGGACAGAAGTAAGTTAAATGAGTTAAATTATAACTTACCACGTGATTGTGAAGTTCTGGTAGTCAGGAATGGCTATATTACTGACTGTCTGAAGTATAATATTATCCTTAAAAAATCGACAGAATGGTATACGCCGGAAACTTTTTTATTAGATGGAACCATGCGAACATTTTTATTACAAAGTGGACTAATTAAAACTGCATGCATCCGTATTGAGGATATTCATCTGTACGAATCCTTCAAATTGATCAATGCAATGAATGATTTCGATGAATCGCCCGAGTATCCAATTAAGATGATCCAAATCGCGAAGAGTTAGATGAAAAAGTACCAAGAAGTATTAACTGAAGCCAAGAAGTATAGTGCTCAATTAATTGTTGTTTCGAAATCGCAAGATATTGACAAGATCAAAAGTTTATACGATTTAGGATGCAGGGATTTCGCAGAGAATCGTGTGCAAGATTTGCTTGAACGAAAAGCAGCTTTGCCTGGAGATATCCGTTGGCATTTGATTGGTCACCTTCAAACTAACAAGGTCAAATCAATCGTCACATTCATCCATTCAATACAATCGGTAGATTCTGTAGACTTACTTAAAGTCATCGATGGACAAGCATCAAAGGTTGACAGATCTATAGATGTATTATTGGAAGTTAAAATTGCATTAGAACAAACGAAATTTGGATTTAGTAAAGAAGAATTATTTGCATTCTTAGAATCAGCTGACTACAAGAAATTTCACAATAGTCGGATTTGTGGTCTGATGGGTATGGCTACATTTACTGAAGATGCAAAGATCATCAGGAGTGAATTCAAATCATTAAAAAGTATTTTTGAAGAAGTGAAGCGATTTCACATCTTTCCGGATGAGCAATTTGTAGAGTTATCTATAGGTATGTCTTCCGATTACAAAATTGCATTAGAGGAGGGCAGTAGTATGCTCAGAGTCGGGACATTAGTTTTTTCGGATTTGTGAAAAAATATAGCTCAGTTTTTTACAAACTGATAAGTAGAAACTTGATTATTTTGATTGATTTGGATGAAATAACTACCTGAAGGCAGTGACGAAACATTAATTTCATCAGCGGTGTTATTTGCTCCGTTTTGAAGAACGGGAAGGCCTAGCAGATTATAAATTTTCCAATTAATATTATCTGAGTAATTGTGATATATATGCAAAACATTCTGGACAGGATTGGGTGTGATTTGAGGGACATTGACCTGAGGAATTTCTTTCGTACTGACTATAGTTCCATCTGTCCTATAGTGGGTTTTATAAAAACTGATTCCGCCTCTTCTATTACCAACTACCATTTCCAATATATGATCATTATCGATATCGGCAATTGAAATGTGGGCATTTTCTCCTTCTCTCAACTTCCCAAAATCGGAGCTTACCAGTTTGAATTTACCATCCAAATTGTTTTCAATTTCTGAAAACAAATATATATTTCCAAATATGTTGCCTGCAAATAAAGCAAAGGAATTGTTGAAATCTACCACAAATGGGCAAGCATGGACTCGACTACCATAACTGTCAAGTAGGGCCATTCCCAGGCAATTTGTGGTGCCTGCAGGATCAAATTTTGGCGATATTTTAGTTCCTGTGTTTTTAAAATAGAAAAAACTACCACAGGCATTGCCATTCTGATTGTTATTGACTCTGGTTCCGATAACAATATCAAGGAGTCCATCGCGATTTAGATCAATGAGTTGCGGGCTAATATATGAAGCAAGAGATATATTTTGGAAGTCAAAAATCGGTTTAGCAAAAGAAAATACATTTCCTGGGCCTGCATTATTCTTACAAAAAATTAAAGAACCTTCATTCGTTCCCACCAACATATCCAAATCCCCATCTCCATCAATATCTCCAAAACTTGGTGCAAAGTAGTTGAGCTGGTTTAACTCACTCAGCGAATTAAATCCTAGATAATCCTCATCTTTTAGTGTGTATTCGGGATTGAGGATTGTGCCCGTATTTTCATACAAAATCAAGCCTGCTTTTAGTTGTGAACCACCTGTTAGTATTCCTTCAGTTCCAACAATGATATCTTGTAAACCATCTTGATTGTAATCGACAAATACCGGATGAGTTCCAAATCCCCAATCTACCATTTCATCAGCAAATAGGTTGTTTTGAATATACTGATAATGTGGACCGAGGATTCCAATTATTTTCCTATAGTACCATAAGTTATTGATATTGTCACCAGATCCAATATTTGGGCTTATCAATATATCCCTGTTCCCATCATGATCGATATCAGCTGCAAATGCAGCAGGAAATAATTTCATACTGAATGTTTTATCTTCAGAATTCCAGTGTGAATCCATCCTGT from Saprospiraceae bacterium includes these protein-coding regions:
- a CDS encoding bifunctional 3-deoxy-7-phosphoheptulonate synthase/chorismate mutase type II, which codes for MMLAPVIESGNKAIKLILGPCSAESPRQLEDTIVSLGELQPDLIRAGVWKPRTRPGHFQGMGEPALEWMTLLKQKYGIKFCTEVANSAHVEACLKHGVDVLWIGARTTVNPFYVQEIADALKGTKIPVMVKNPINPDIFLWMGALERLEKVGIKRLAAIHRGFSFYGNSIFRNVPRWQIALELKRQLPELQMLVDVSHISGSSRHLLEIAQIALDLNYSGIMAEIHPHPSEALSDADQQVTADFFKQNVWDRLIQRGPDITARGDLDAIISLRAKIDNIDQSLMKLVAERMKIAEQIGIIKKESAISILQANRWEEILTSLLATGKELGLSDEFVSSLIEAIHIESIQHQSKKMNQSED
- a CDS encoding ABC transporter ATP-binding protein — its product is MIYCSDIVKKFQNTSVLKGVSLSIDKGQLVSIVGSSGAGKSTLLHILGTLDDADSGQVILNGVETRKLKKKQIAAFRNQNIGFIFQFHHLLPEFTALENACMPAYIAGKSISEATKMALPILESLGVSHRLDHKPAQLSGGEQQRVAVARALINRPKIIFADEPTGNLDKENADEVFKMLLSLRSEFDITMVIVTHDPQLASQTDKTYIMQNGLIIDVQSSD
- a CDS encoding glycosyltransferase yields the protein MNILQLCKKYPFPLKDGEAIAVVEMSRALVDQGCQMDLLAMNTFRHKTNIGNVLPAELAHYHEVTSVDVDNQIRLKDAFLNLFSQESYHISRFVSEAFRLKLIDLLKNNHYDVIQLETLYLAPYLEDIKAHSDALIVMRAHNIEHEIWERIAGQIKFLPKRFYLDYLSKKLKNFELEKLNQYDFLVAITERDLLQFKSMGYKNGCIAAPVGFHFPEYKAERKDIKKPKSIAFIGSLDWMPNVEGLSWFLREAWPKVQQKFPELKFYIAGRNAPESMSHISSTSVKYVGDVEDAKKFINDHPIMVVPLLAGSGIRIKILEGMALGRVVITTSVGLEGIPAQHGKHVLLANTADEFVKAIEKCILNEDIASQISLAAENFVRQKFDRSTMASQIVEAYKQALHAYHS
- a CDS encoding glycosyltransferase, coding for MSVYNEEKVIEKKIKSIINSHYPAEKLSIYIGSDASSDGTNAIMRQWASQYPRFKFFEYSERRGKSSVLNDLLDEILKDYKPDPDIIYVFTDASVFLGEETIQTLIQNFNSKEIALADARIVPVSQLQGGISHSEKFYLGREADIKFMEGEIWGCMMGVFGGCFAVRSNFACKVPPQLVVDDFYITMRVLEQGGKAIYDNKAVCFEGIPDEMKEEFKRKKRISSGNFQNLIAFLHFLWSGPLSRWYCYVSHKVLRWMGPFFIIGMLASSFVLCMMGLWFFRWPFISLLILFLFFPLLDYFLFSLKIRIPMLRHIRYFVMMNIALFSGFINFSRGIRKSSWEPPKRMNDL
- the ribB gene encoding 3,4-dihydroxy-2-butanone-4-phosphate synthase, whose protein sequence is MISNIESAISDIRNGKLIIVVDDEDRENEGDLICAAETITPDVVNFMATHGRGLICTPIEDRRAEDLQLPLMVSNNTALHETAFTVSVDLMGHGCSTGISTYDRALTIQALALPEFNAGDFARPGHIFPLRAKPGGVLRRTGHTEATVDLSRLAGLRPAGALVEILNDDGSMARMQDLVEKAVAWNLKMITIRDLVEYRLKKEKLVTIDQEWHTDSEFGPLHFIVFKQLDNGIYHVAIRCGKKSNPSEDLIRVQYCDAMSELIDYLGRSRQSSLFKLLHKLQGEGGGLLLIIQNPEKNVHPLTKIADKHLDQATASHADLRDIGIGAQILRELGVQKMHLITNHPKKLVGLEGYGLQILSHREMN
- a CDS encoding aminodeoxychorismate/anthranilate synthase component II — its product is MKRARIRVCVIDNEDSFTYNLVQLLEAQNASVMIVSGKYTDTNLEGMPDKIIFSPGPGKPQDFPLMEKILITCIPTHDILGICLGHQAIAQHFGLKLERKLEVAHGIQEKIEISPKLNPKSILFGISEPIEVGLYHSWYVDRKMSNNILEISCQTSSGMIMGLIHPTRKIEGLQFHPESFLTPLGHTMISRWLSE
- a CDS encoding aminodeoxychorismate synthase component I, with translation MSELYRPYADVINNINRCYVSKTPFLFAINYSKTLGIFTTTSPFGLNAKIKAEINHDHNVKAFTLHSNLDEKLVFQKEFLSFQTYQSKFERVVDHLKLGNSYLLNLTLKTPIAINLSLEQIFHLSSSRYKLLVPGQFVLFSPERFVRIENGMISTNPMKGTTDADIDRDGSGLLMSKKENAEHNTVVDLLRNDLSIVAEGVRLRRLKYIEKIKTRFGSLWQMSSEIEGHLRKEFLQQPGFIFDKLLPAGSICGAPKKMTCQIIDDVEGYDRGFYTGVFGYFDGNSIDSAVMIRFIGIDPDGSQYYCAGGGITAQSILEDEYTEYKNKIYVPIF
- a CDS encoding aminotransferase class IV — protein: MFLYFETIALIDGKLRNIDLHIDRMKRSILFHHGIEMTWNVNLKLSCIKINSKSKIRVKVMYGPESYHIDIESYKPVILNQVIVKNSNLDYKCKYVDRSKLNELNYNLPRDCEVLVVRNGYITDCLKYNIILKKSTEWYTPETFLLDGTMRTFLLQSGLIKTACIRIEDIHLYESFKLINAMNDFDESPEYPIKMIQIAKS
- a CDS encoding YggS family pyridoxal phosphate-dependent enzyme, with the translated sequence MKKYQEVLTEAKKYSAQLIVVSKSQDIDKIKSLYDLGCRDFAENRVQDLLERKAALPGDIRWHLIGHLQTNKVKSIVTFIHSIQSVDSVDLLKVIDGQASKVDRSIDVLLEVKIALEQTKFGFSKEELFAFLESADYKKFHNSRICGLMGMATFTEDAKIIRSEFKSLKSIFEEVKRFHIFPDEQFVELSIGMSSDYKIALEEGSSMLRVGTLVFSDL
- a CDS encoding T9SS type A sorting domain-containing protein, whose amino-acid sequence is MIKTLSSKLFILSQISKFICIFLLFVVTAFHLTSQELKYLDIKVIQGGKILAFAGAGGINNAQVSEGDINQDGILDLVIFDRTGNVITPFIYNPTSKIYEYAQSYKQYFPAVQDWLIMKDFDSDGIPDLFASSFNTQIVPGIEVYKGRYENGHIAFSIFQTFGTRNILYFPIGSGISQIPVDYSDVPAFDDIDHDGDMDILTFEPGSNQVTWFQNVVKERGFKKDTLAFIYRERCYGGFVESGLNSDIKLSNSKDSCASGFHSNNNKRHAGSTILSIDLDDDYDQDMIVGDLSSDKIIALYNGGSSQDAWMNRMDSHWNSEDKTFSMKLFPAAFAADIDHDGNRDILISPNIGSGDNINNLWYYRKIIGILGPHYQYIQNNLFADEMVDWGFGTHPVFVDYNQDGLQDIIVGTEGILTGGSQLKAGLILYENTGTILNPEYTLKDEDYLGFNSLSELNQLNYFAPSFGDIDGDGDLDMLVGTNEGSLIFCKNNAGPGNVFSFAKPIFDFQNISLASYISPQLIDLNRDGLLDIVIGTRVNNNQNGNACGSFFYFKNTGTKISPKFDPAGTTNCLGMALLDSYGSRVHACPFVVDFNNSFALFAGNIFGNIYLFSEIENNLDGKFKLVSSDFGKLREGENAHISIADIDNDHILEMVVGNRRGGISFYKTHYRTDGTIVSTKEIPQVNVPQITPNPVQNVLHIYHNYSDNINWKIYNLLGLPVLQNGANNTADEINVSSLPSGSYFIQINQNNQVSTYQFVKN